From Phycodurus eques isolate BA_2022a chromosome 20, UOR_Pequ_1.1, whole genome shotgun sequence, a single genomic window includes:
- the mapk15 gene encoding mitogen-activated protein kinase 15 — MSKRVKSARMPEVEEHISTKYEIRKRLGKGAYGIVWKAVDRQTGEIVAVKKIFDAFKNKTDAQRTFREVIFLQEFGDHPNVVKLQNIIRAQNDKDIYLVFEYMDSDLHAVIKKGTLLTDIHKRYVMYQLLKAVKYLHSGNVIHRDQKPSNVLVDSDCVVKLCDFGLARSLNQEQEDSGNPALTEYVATRWYRAPEILLGSTRYTKGVDMWSLGCILGEMLLGEALFPGTSTINQLEQIMSAIPHPCPEDVLAIKSEIGSSVVRRMLRRPPMPLEDSLPSSVPPDALDLLKGLLVFNPDKRPTAEKALQHPYVARFHNPDKEPSLNGDVVLPLDDNVQFSVEQYRNKLYEMIREKKSHQGSLRLIRPKEAVAGKDKVGRQDRGDDNRDAKTERDSQHKPANASPPPPVETTDPSEKPRPARCTYNPITHAPNGFVHSTAAGTKAARQTSGSATASPTEGVRANTSMDQIIQRGRSAPAHPNRSFSLTFAQTQNNPLVRKTESPPGLNGANANSNQRSGPQARDGRAAPRFSKKVFQNNCNVSAAGDPRAKLGSYCQAYGTISKTELDNLLQARAYNQ; from the exons ATGAGCAAAAGAGTCAAATCTGCCCGCATGCCTGAAGTGGAGGAACACATATCCACGAAATACGAGATCAGGAAAAGACTTGGCAAAGGG GCGTACGGGATCGTTTGGAAGGCGGTGGACAGGCAAACGGGCGAGATTGTCGCGGTGAAGAAGATTTTCGACGCCTTCAAGAACAAGACGGACGCTCAG cGGACCTTTCGAGAAGTCATTTTCCTGCAG GAGTTTGGAGATCATCCCAACGTGGTCAAGCTCCAAAATATCATCCGGGCGCAAAATGACAAAGACATTTATCTCGTCTTTGAGTATATGG ACAGTGACCTGCATGCAGTGATAAAAAAAGGAACGCTACTAACGGACATCCACAAGCGTTACGTCATGTACCAGCTGCTCAAAGCGGTCAAATATCTGCACTCTGGGAACGTCATCCACCGGGACCAAAAG CCTTCCAACGTGCTGGTGGACTCCGACTGCGTGGTCAAGCTGTGCGACTTCGGCCTGGCCCGATCCCTCAACCAGGAGCAAGAAGACAGCGGCAACCCGGCGCTGACGGAGTACGTGGCGACCAGGTGGTACCGAGCCCCAGAGATCCTGCTGGGCTCCACCAG GTACACAAAGGGCGTGGACATGTGGAGCCTGGGCTGCATCCTGGGAGAGATGTTGCTGGGAGAAGCCTTGTTCCCCGGAACGTCCACCATCAATCAGCTGGAGCAGATCATGAGCGCCATACCGCACCCGTGCCCGGAAG ATGTCCTTGCCATAAAGTCTGAAATCGGATCGTCGGTCGTTCGGAGAATGTTACGGAG GCCGCCGATGCCTTTGGAGGACTCCCTGCCGTCGTCGGTGCCCCCCGACGCTTTGGACCTCCTGAAGGGTTTGCTCGTCTTCAACCCCGACAAGAGGCCGACTGCGGAAAAAGCCCTCCAGCATCCGTACGTAGCCAG gttccacaATCCGGACAAGGAGCCGTCTCTCAACGGCGACGTAGTTCTGCCGCTGGACGACAACGTGCAGTTCTCTGTGGAGCAGTACCGCAACAAACTATACGAG ATGATTCGGGAGAAGAAAAGCCATCAGGGCTCGCTCCGGCTCATCCGTCCCAAAGAAGCCGTCGCCGGCAAGGATAAAGTCGGCCGCCAGGACCGAGGAGACGACAACCGCGACGCAAAGACCGAACGTGACAGTCAACACAAGCCGGCGAACGCGTCACCGCCTCCCCCCGTGGAAACGACTGACCCCTCGGAGAAGCCTCGCCCGGCCAGATGCACTTATAACCCCATCACGCACGCTCCGA ATGGCTTCGTTCACTCAACAGCAGCCGGCACGAAAGCGGCGAGACAGACGAGCGGCAGTGCCACCGCGTCGCCAACAGAGGGCGTCAGAGCTAACACA TCCATGGACCAGATTATCCAGCGCGGTCGCTCAGCCCCGGCGCACCCCAACCGCTCCTTCTCGCTGACGTTCGCCCAAACTCAGAACAACCCGCTCGTACGCAAGACCGAGTCGCCACCGGGACTGAACGGCGCTAACGCTAACTCG AACCAGCGCTCCGGTCCTCAGGCCCGCGACGGACGAGCGGCGCCGCGCTTCAGCAAGAAGGTCTTTCAGAACAACTGCAACGTGTCGGCGGCGGGCGACCCCCGCGCCAAGCTGGGCAGCTACTGCCAGGCGTACGGAACTATCAGCAAGACGGAGCTGGACAACCTGCTTCAAGCGCGAGCGTACAACCAGTAG
- the LOC133395605 gene encoding LOW QUALITY PROTEIN: uncharacterized protein LOC133395605 (The sequence of the model RefSeq protein was modified relative to this genomic sequence to represent the inferred CDS: inserted 2 bases in 1 codon; deleted 1 base in 1 codon): MKTSKALQSNPAPEECGVWLDTVELKGKAKQKKTARPISKMLNPLAKGAGYSLAVVFNFTQTKTEMPRTKQSSISSFFSPRSKDKSETDMRNHGDVQGQNDERAIHCKIREEQTDEVQQNVHREEHPDELERKIHQVREEQPGTSEQKSHYKVREEQADNIRCLVREEQADEMEQNIHRNFQEHQPDKMEWNMRRTGQEAQPDEIDRNPTILVREQQPYKMNRGQGFIVKMKQTVKDFHEFDRSQEAFRTEAEGKTSTQKPFQLVHSCHKDDEKENSLLRDDEDSLARMFTQDSDGFRVIAHRFRRSPLRXNRNDVITSATMKPAKTLFDVEDALFTQDSQGNVVIKH; the protein is encoded by the exons ATGAAGACATCCAAAGCGCTCCAGTCGAATCCTGCGCCCGAAGAATGCGGTGTGTGGTTGGACACTGTGGAGCTCAAAGGAAAAGCTAAGCAG AAAAAAACAGCCCGGCCCATCTCCAAGATGCTTAACCCGCTGGCAAAAGGTGCCGGTTACAGCTTGGCCGTTGTGTTCAACTTCACGCAGACCAAGACGGAGATGCCGAGGACCAAACAGAGCTCCATATCCAGCTTCTTCTCGCCTCGTAGTAAAGACAAAAGCGAAACGGATATGCGTAACCACGGTGACGTTCAGGGGCAGAATGACGAGCGGGCCATCCACTGCAAAATCCGAGAAGAGCAAACAGACGAGGTGCAACAAAAC GTCCACAGAGAGGAGCATCCAGATGAGTTGGAACGGAAAATCCACCAAGTCCGAGAAGAACAACCAGGCACGTCGGAACAGAAAAGCCACTATAAAGTCAGAGAAGAACAAGCAGACAACATCCGTTGCTTAGTCCGAGAAGAGCAAGCAGACGAGATGGAACAGAACATCCACCGCAATTTCCAAGAACATCAACCAGACAAGATGGAATGGAACATGCGCCGCACAGGCCAAGAAGCGCAACCAGATGAGATTGACCGGAACCCCACCATCTTAGTCCGAGAACAGCAACCATACAAGATGAACCGTGGACAAGGATTCATTGTTAAAATGAAGCAAACAGTCAAGGATTTTCATGAGTTTGATCGAAGTCAAGAGGCCTTTCGGACGGAGGCCGAAGGCAAAACGTCCACTCAGAAACCGTTTCAACTTGTTCACTCTTGTCATAAAGACGACGAGAAAGAAAACAGCCTCTTACGCGACGACGAGGACAGCCTGGCCCGGATGTTCACCCAGGACTCTGACGGCTTTCGGGTGATCGCGCACCGATTTCGGAGGAGTCCCCTCAG AAATCGCAACGACGTCATCACTTCCGCCACGATGAAACCCGCAAAGACTTTATTTGACGTTGAGGACGCACTCTTCACGCAAGACTCTCAGGGAAATGtggtgattaaacattga
- the vps28 gene encoding vacuolar protein sorting-associated protein 28 homolog: MFHGIPVTGSMGGGAPANKPELYEEVKLYKNAREREKYDNMAELFAVVKTLQALEKAYIKDCVTPNEYTASCSRLLVQYKAAFKQVQGSDVGSIDDFCRKYRLDCPLAMERIKEDRPITIKDDKGNLNRCIADIVSLFITVMDKLRLDIRAMDEIQPDLRELMETMNRMSNMPPDSEAKDKVSLWLSTLSSMSASDELDDSQVRQMLFDLESAYIAFNRFLHSS, translated from the exons ATGTTCCATGGCATACCGGTTACAGGGAGCATGGGAGGAG GAGCTCCAGCCAATAAACCCGAGCTGTACGAG GAGgtgaaattgtacaaaaatgcCCGAGAAAGAGAAAA gtaCGACAACATGGCAGAGTTGTTTGCTGTGGTCAAGACCCTGCAGGCCCTGGAGAAAGCCTACATCAAAGACTGCGTCACGCCCAATGA GTACACCGCCTCGTGTTCCAGACTGCTGGTCCAATACAAGGCGGCGTTCAAACAGGTGCAGGGCTCCGATGTGGGCTCCATCGACGACTTCTGCCGCAAGTACAGG CTGGACTGCCCGCTGGCCATGGAAAGGATCAAGGAGGATCGGCCAATCACCATCAAGGACGACAAGGGCAACTTGAACCGCTGCATTGCCGACATAGTTTCC tTGTTTATCACAGTTATGGACAAGCTGAGACTGGACATCAGAGCCATGGACGAG ATCCAACCGGACCTGCGCGAGCTAATGGAGACTATGAACCGGATGAGCAACATGCCGCCGGACTCTGAAGCCAAGGACAAAGTCAGCCTCTG GTTGAGCACCCTGAGCAGCATGTCGGCCTCGGACGAGCTGGACGACAGCCAAGTGCGCCAGATGCTCTTCGACCTGGAGTCGGCCTACATCGCCTTCAACCGCTTCCTGCACTCGTCCTGA